One genomic region from Armigeres subalbatus isolate Guangzhou_Male unplaced genomic scaffold, GZ_Asu_2 Contig656, whole genome shotgun sequence encodes:
- the LOC134204540 gene encoding LOW QUALITY PROTEIN: protein singed wings 2-like (The sequence of the model RefSeq protein was modified relative to this genomic sequence to represent the inferred CDS: deleted 2 bases in 2 codons) produces MTIRLIHKEAFRTWLWCWISLTFYIHLLVAELPLSLKNLAIENIAIEECSNQQRLFEAHPRCYFDEPNKTVCFRGIENRRIRHFRARYNRNTELILCHWPWKSFDPYDLAELTPNIEKFSIMGEHLWTLKEDFPPLPYLWAINITGTKLNFTRNTTFSELTALRQVNMRAMLWFRVVPLRFSSEHVDVFLHGNPWNCTNDMIWLLEEQSGFYADKSTLVCKDWKYTGRPVLTAMEYKRNLREHCRHEEIRNCTCLISYLRLSDSGRTFHPLITVNCTGKGFYDLPSYLPPNTTVLHVANNNITSVERLTTIDHYKKVQHIYLDNNKIESIDILEDSIWLDNFRILSLRGNKISRIRVYSVEHAFERNSNVGQLYLSNNPWRCGCRFATRMQAFLHKHESVVVDSRNITCYITDDDGHKSYHYMMVLTPNDVCLLTVHNKAAVYDILSILFASLILLIVIKLAYDYYIYRKYGKLPWLIMKMP; encoded by the exons CTACATTCATTTGCTCGTGGCAGAGCTTCCGTTAAGCCTGAAGAATCTGGCGATTGAGAACATCGCAATCGAAGAGTGCTCCAATCAGCAAAGATTATTCGAAGCTCATCCCCGGTGCTATTTCGATGAACCGAACAAAACGGTTTGTTTTCGCGGGATCGAAAATCGCCGGATTCGTCATTTTAGGGCTCGGTACAACCGCAACACTGAGCTGATTCTGTGTCACTGGCCATGGAAAAGTTTCGATCCGTATGATCTTGCCGAGCTGACGCCCAACATCGAGAAGTTCTCGATCATGGGTGAACATTTGTGGACGTTGAAAGAGGATTTCCCGCCACTTCCTTACCTGTGGGCAATCAACATCACGGGAACAAAGCTGAACTTCACGAGAAACACAACGTTCAGTGAATTGACAGCGTTGCGGCAGGTGAACATGCGGGCAATGCTCTGGTTCAGGGTCGTTCCTCTCAGATTCAGCAGCGAACACGTCGATGTCTTTCTTCATG GTAATCCATGGAACTGCACAAATGACATGATTTGGTTACTTGAAGAGCAGAGCGGATTTTACGCTGATAAATCTACGCTTGTGTGTAAGGATTGGAAGTACACCGGGCGACCCGTACTTACTGCCATGGAGTATAAACGAAATCTGCGGGAACACTGCCGACATGAAGAAATTCGAAACTGTACATGTCTGATTTCTTATCTACGTCTGAGCGATAGCGGCCGTACCTTTCATCCGTTGATTACCGTTAACTGCACCGGCAAAGGGTTCTACGATCTTCCAAGCTATTTACCGCCGAACACTACGGTGTTACACGTGGCAAATAACAATATTACATCGGTGGAGAGGTTAACCACAATAGACCACTACAAAAAGGTTCAGCACATCTACTTGGACAACAACAAGATCGAATCGATCGATATTCTCGAGGACAGTATATGGTTAGACAACTTTCGAATTCTGAGTTTACGTGGGAATAAGATTAGTAGG ATACGAGTCTACAGCGTGGAACATGCCTTCGAGCGCAACAGcaacgtgggacaactgtacctGAGCAACAATCCGTGGCGTTGTGGCTGCCGTTTTGCCACCCGTATGCAAGCGTTCCTGCATAAGCACGAATCGGTGGTGGTGGATTCGCGCAACATAACGTGCTACATTACC GACGATGATGGGCACAAGTCGTATCACTACATGATGGTTTTGACCCCCAACGATGTGTGTCTATTGACGGTTCACAACAAGGCGGCCGTTTACGACATACTGAGTATTCTGTTCGCCTCTTTAATTTTACTAATAGTCATCAAGCTAGCATAC GATTACTACATCTATCGGAAGTATGGGAAGTTGCCGTGGCTAATAATGAAGATGCCGTAA